In one window of Kosmotoga pacifica DNA:
- a CDS encoding four helix bundle protein, translated as MEKRIELTKTIYAITEKFPKNETFGLSSQIQRAMVSVPSNIAEGALRQYKKEFLQFLHLARGSLGEVITQLEVAKELKYIDEETTISIGNKLEELMKMINGTIASLRKNHDLR; from the coding sequence TTGGAAAAAAGAATTGAGCTAACTAAAACAATATATGCGATTACCGAAAAATTCCCTAAGAATGAGACATTTGGCTTAAGTTCTCAAATACAAAGAGCTATGGTTTCTGTTCCATCAAATATAGCTGAAGGTGCATTAAGACAATACAAGAAAGAGTTCCTGCAGTTTCTCCATTTAGCTCGCGGTTCCTTAGGGGAAGTAATTACTCAACTAGAAGTGGCAAAAGAATTAAAATATATTGATGAAGAAACCACCATTAGTATTGGAAATAAGCTAGAAGAACTAATGAAAATGATAAATGGAACAATTGCATCACTGAGAAAAAATCACGATCTAAGATAA